A genome region from Dolichospermum compactum NIES-806 includes the following:
- a CDS encoding CHAT domain-containing protein: MSYRKIRLIAFTTLILTVLQPAVNLPVLFQVSQVFAQTPAARRAEADRLFQQGIEQDNNSQFAAALQSWQQALIIYREIKNRYGEVLALGFQGEAYLKLGDKANAIASFKQALAIAKEINNQELEKIAQERLQFAQTENDPRKAAADRLLQQGFEQYQTSQFTAALQSLQQALIIYRQIKNRYGEARALGLQGEAYLKLGDKANAIASFKQALAIAKEINNQELEKIAQEALQFAQTQNDRRKAAADRLLQQGVEQNQTSQFTAALQSLQQALIIYRQIKNRYGEGAALGNLGNAYNALEEYDKAIEYYTSSLAIAREVKDRRGEGQSLGNLGSVYHALGDYTKAIEYHTSSLVIAREIKDRRGEGTALGNLGSAYNALGEYTKAIEYYSSRLLIAREIKDRLGEGIVLGNLGSAYNALGQYTKAIEYYSSSLAIAREIKDRLGEGNALGNLGGVDYALGDYTKAIEYHTSRLAITREIKDRRGEGQSLANLGLAYTALGEYTKAIEYLTSSLAIAREIKDIQGEGRSLNNLGLAFYESGNLPQAETTLYTGIEVWESIRGKLGNNDSYKVSIFEEQARTYRLLQKVLITQNKTHEALEISERGRARAFVELLTSRLSNTNTSQTSQPAVDKPTISLLQKIAKQQNATLVQYSIIPDTFKIDGKEQTKESELYIWVIKPTGEITFRKSDLKPLWQKENTTLAKLVDNSRESIGVTRRGGIVVSVDPNAAPVKGRFQRLHELLITPIADLLPKKDTERVVFIPQSQLFLVPFPALQDEKGKYLIEKHTILTAPSIQVLDLTHKRKNALKKSGVGREILVVGNPTMPKNPITNEQESPLPGAEREAVKIAELLKTQAMTGNKATKTAIVQKMPTARIIHFATHGFIDDFKGFGVPGAIAFAPSGEDNGFLTSGEILDLKLNAELIVLSACDTGQGDIKGDGVIGLSRSLISAGIPSIVVSLWAVGDDSTSFLMTEFYKNMEQKLDKGTALRQAMLTTMKHKNYQSPYHWAAFTLIGEVE, translated from the coding sequence ATGTCTTATCGTAAAATTCGGTTAATTGCATTTACCACTTTGATTTTGACGGTTTTACAACCTGCGGTTAATTTACCAGTGTTATTCCAGGTATCACAGGTATTTGCACAAACACCAGCAGCGCGGAGAGCAGAAGCAGATAGACTATTTCAGCAAGGTATTGAGCAAGATAATAACAGTCAATTTGCAGCAGCTTTGCAGTCTTGGCAACAAGCATTAATTATTTATCGTGAAATCAAAAACCGTTATGGTGAGGTACTTGCTTTAGGTTTTCAAGGTGAAGCTTACCTTAAACTGGGAGATAAAGCTAATGCGATCGCATCTTTCAAACAAGCTTTAGCAATTGCCAAGGAAATCAATAATCAAGAGTTGGAGAAAATTGCTCAGGAACGTCTACAGTTTGCTCAAACCGAAAATGACCCTCGTAAAGCAGCAGCAGATAGACTATTACAGCAAGGTTTTGAGCAGTATCAAACCAGTCAATTTACAGCAGCATTACAGTCTTTGCAACAAGCATTGATTATTTATCGGCAAATCAAAAACCGTTATGGTGAGGCACGTGCTTTAGGTCTTCAAGGTGAAGCTTACCTTAAACTGGGAGATAAAGCTAATGCGATCGCATCTTTCAAACAAGCTTTAGCAATTGCCAAGGAAATCAATAATCAAGAGTTGGAGAAAATTGCTCAGGAAGCTCTACAGTTTGCTCAAACTCAAAATGACCGTCGTAAAGCAGCAGCAGATAGACTATTACAGCAAGGTGTTGAACAGAATCAAACCAGTCAATTTACAGCAGCATTACAGTCTTTGCAACAAGCATTGATCATTTATCGTCAAATCAAAAACCGTTATGGTGAGGGTGCTGCTCTAGGTAATCTGGGAAATGCTTACAATGCACTGGAAGAATACGACAAAGCCATTGAATACTACACCTCCAGTTTAGCTATTGCCCGTGAAGTCAAAGACCGTAGAGGTGAGGGTCAATCTCTAGGTAATCTGGGAAGTGTTTACCATGCACTGGGAGATTACACGAAAGCCATTGAATACCACACCTCCAGTTTAGTCATTGCCCGTGAAATTAAAGACCGTAGAGGTGAGGGTACTGCTCTAGGTAATCTGGGAAGTGCTTACAATGCACTGGGAGAATACACCAAAGCCATTGAATACTATTCCTCCCGTTTACTCATTGCCCGTGAAATCAAAGACCGTTTAGGTGAGGGTATTGTTCTAGGTAATCTGGGAAGTGCTTACAATGCACTGGGACAATATACCAAAGCCATTGAATATTACTCCTCCAGTTTAGCCATTGCTCGTGAAATCAAAGACCGTTTAGGTGAGGGTAATGCTCTAGGTAATCTGGGAGGTGTTGACTATGCACTGGGAGATTACACCAAAGCCATTGAATACCACACCTCCCGTTTAGCCATTACCCGTGAAATCAAAGACCGTAGAGGTGAGGGTCAATCTCTAGCTAATCTGGGACTTGCTTACACTGCACTGGGAGAATACACGAAAGCCATTGAATACCTCACCTCTAGTTTAGCCATTGCCCGTGAAATCAAAGACATCCAAGGAGAAGGAAGAAGTTTAAATAATCTAGGATTAGCTTTCTATGAATCTGGCAACCTCCCACAAGCAGAAACAACTCTCTATACTGGCATTGAAGTATGGGAATCTATCAGAGGAAAATTAGGGAACAATGATAGCTACAAAGTCTCTATTTTTGAAGAACAAGCTCGCACTTACCGTTTATTACAAAAAGTCCTCATTACTCAGAATAAAACTCATGAAGCTTTAGAAATTTCTGAACGGGGACGTGCTAGGGCTTTTGTGGAGTTATTGACTTCACGCCTATCTAACACAAATACCAGTCAAACCTCACAACCTGCTGTTGATAAACCCACTATTTCCTTATTACAAAAAATTGCCAAACAACAAAATGCTACCCTCGTTCAATATTCTATTATCCCTGATACATTCAAAATTGATGGTAAAGAACAAACCAAAGAATCAGAACTTTATATCTGGGTGATTAAACCCACAGGTGAAATTACTTTTCGTAAATCTGATTTAAAACCCCTGTGGCAAAAAGAAAATACCACTCTAGCAAAACTCGTTGATAATAGTCGTGAATCTATTGGTGTGACAAGGAGAGGGGGTATTGTAGTTAGTGTAGATCCTAATGCTGCCCCAGTCAAAGGAAGATTTCAAAGACTCCATGAATTACTAATTACACCTATTGCGGATCTTTTACCTAAGAAAGATACTGAAAGAGTTGTTTTCATCCCTCAAAGTCAATTATTTCTTGTTCCTTTCCCCGCACTGCAAGATGAAAAAGGTAAATATTTAATTGAAAAACATACTATTCTCACTGCTCCATCTATTCAGGTTTTAGATTTAACCCACAAGCGAAAAAACGCCCTTAAAAAATCAGGAGTTGGTAGGGAAATATTAGTAGTCGGTAATCCTACTATGCCAAAAAATCCTATCACCAATGAACAAGAATCACCTCTCCCTGGTGCAGAACGGGAAGCGGTAAAAATTGCCGAATTGTTGAAAACTCAAGCGATGACAGGTAATAAAGCTACTAAAACAGCTATTGTCCAAAAAATGCCCACAGCCAGAATTATTCATTTTGCCACTCATGGCTTCATTGATGATTTTAAAGGATTTGGTGTACCAGGTGCGATCGCATTTGCTCCCAGTGGTGAAGATAATGGTTTTTTAACATCAGGGGAAATTCTGGATTTAAAACTGAATGCTGAATTGATAGTTCTTAGTGCTTGTGATACGGGACAAGGAGATATTAAAGGTGATGGTGTGATTGGTTTATCCCGTTCTTTAATTAGTGCTGGTATTCCTAGTATTGTAGTTTCTTTATGGGCTGTTGGTGATGATTCTACATCGTTTTTGATGACGGAGTTTTATAAAAATATGGAACAAAAACTTGATAAAGGTACGGCATTAAGACAAGCGATGTTAACAACAATGAAACATAAAAATTATCAAAGTCCTTACCATTGGGCTGCTTTTACTTTAATTGGTGAGGTTGAATAA
- a CDS encoding four helix bundle protein, protein MGRPDFEKLQVYRLSEKLANEIWRIVMQWDSFSKDTVGRQMVRAADSIGANIAEGRGRYNFQDNKRFIRIARSSLNETIHWMRLAYVRKLLTIEQVNILKPLIDELSPKLNAYLQHFPVS, encoded by the coding sequence ATGGGTAGACCAGATTTTGAGAAATTGCAAGTTTATAGGTTGTCGGAGAAATTAGCAAATGAAATTTGGAGAATAGTTATGCAATGGGATAGCTTTTCTAAAGATACAGTTGGTAGACAAATGGTGCGTGCAGCAGATAGTATTGGAGCAAATATAGCAGAAGGAAGGGGACGCTATAATTTTCAAGATAATAAACGGTTTATCAGAATTGCTAGAAGTTCTTTAAATGAAACAATTCATTGGATGAGGTTAGCTTATGTTCGCAAATTATTAACAATAGAACAAGTTAACATTCTCAAACCATTAATAGATGAACTTTCCCCAAAACTAAACGCCTACTTACAGCACTTCCCAGTGTCATGA
- a CDS encoding caspase family protein: protein MSNIKRRHFLQLAGSTLATVGISQLDIMHQGDRYGQVLAQNTSRKLALLVGINQYSGTIGALKGCVTDVQLQQELLIHRFGFNPQDILTLTDQQATRKGILTAFEEHLINQAKPGDVVVFHFSGHGSRVIDPDRDQPDGLNSTLVPIDSKLPEAYRITGGVVSDIMGRTLFLLMSALKTENVTVVLDSCHSGGGTRGNLRVRSRSGGEGLKPSSVELNYQKQWLGRLNLSPEKFIELSKKSVAKGVVIASAKRDQWAADMNFSDFHAGAFTYALTQYLWQQTNNQSINNAIVNVGRSTAALAYQQGNYQNPQVESNLTQENTNTPIYFTPQQAISAEAVITKVENNQVQLWLGGLDSQTLEAFKKGAIFTALDSQGSQRGLVKLESRQGLIGQGKLLSTKQNLQIQPGTLLQERIRSIPNNLTLKIGIDQSFDNNNAQQAIKFLQAVNRIEPKRLGISEVQYIFGRMTQAKYAELQELQKNRIKNLPQVGSLGLFLPSQDAILPASFGETTETIQEAITRLKPKFKSLLAARIIKQVLGNTNSSRLNVTVSMNIANSQKIIAETFAIRGVKKVPVDSNPTVPVSPVRFSELGIPQLTVGTQIAFQIENNESSHLYVSILVIDAEGTMTIIYPNDWSASETAALIKPKQKLVIPQAGLDGFKLTIGEPLGVAEALVIASTTPLQTSLKVLQTIAKRSGLNKGPMNVNDDLLEVTDNLLNDLDAGTRNSADRATTELPDNVRGIDTSKLAAMAIAFEVLRG, encoded by the coding sequence ATGTCAAATATCAAACGCCGTCATTTTCTGCAATTAGCTGGTTCTACCTTAGCAACAGTCGGTATCAGCCAATTAGATATAATGCACCAGGGAGACCGATATGGTCAAGTTCTGGCTCAAAATACATCTCGTAAACTAGCTTTACTGGTGGGAATTAATCAATATTCTGGAACAATTGGAGCTTTAAAAGGTTGTGTAACTGATGTCCAATTACAACAAGAGTTATTAATTCACCGCTTTGGTTTTAACCCTCAAGATATCCTCACATTGACAGATCAACAAGCTACTCGTAAAGGTATCCTCACAGCTTTTGAAGAACATTTGATTAACCAAGCAAAACCAGGAGATGTAGTAGTATTTCACTTTTCTGGACATGGTTCAAGAGTCATAGATCCAGATCGAGATCAACCAGATGGACTCAATAGCACTTTAGTTCCTATAGATAGCAAACTACCAGAAGCATATCGAATTACTGGTGGTGTGGTATCAGATATTATGGGACGCACTTTATTTTTACTTATGTCTGCCTTGAAAACAGAAAATGTGACTGTAGTATTAGATTCTTGTCATTCTGGTGGTGGAACAAGGGGAAATTTGCGGGTGCGATCGCGTTCTGGTGGTGAAGGGCTTAAACCTAGTTCAGTAGAACTTAATTATCAGAAACAATGGTTAGGACGTTTGAATCTATCACCAGAAAAGTTTATTGAACTTAGCAAAAAATCAGTAGCTAAGGGAGTTGTTATTGCTAGTGCCAAACGGGATCAATGGGCTGCTGATATGAATTTTAGTGACTTCCATGCAGGTGCTTTTACTTATGCTTTAACCCAGTATTTATGGCAACAAACCAATAATCAATCTATCAATAATGCGATCGTCAATGTTGGTCGAAGTACAGCAGCTTTGGCTTATCAGCAAGGAAACTATCAAAATCCACAAGTAGAATCGAATCTGACCCAAGAAAACACCAACACACCCATTTATTTTACACCCCAACAAGCAATCTCAGCCGAAGCTGTAATCACTAAGGTCGAAAACAACCAAGTACAATTATGGTTAGGTGGACTAGATTCACAAACTCTAGAAGCATTTAAAAAAGGCGCTATTTTTACGGCTTTAGATAGTCAAGGTAGTCAACGAGGATTAGTGAAACTAGAGTCACGACAAGGATTGATTGGCCAAGGGAAACTACTTTCCACAAAGCAGAATTTACAGATACAACCTGGAACATTATTACAAGAACGCATCCGTAGCATTCCCAACAACCTAACTTTAAAAATTGGTATTGATCAATCTTTTGATAATAACAATGCCCAGCAAGCAATCAAATTTCTGCAAGCAGTTAATCGTATTGAACCTAAGCGATTAGGCATTTCTGAAGTACAGTACATTTTTGGGCGTATGACTCAAGCCAAGTATGCAGAATTACAAGAATTACAAAAAAATAGAATCAAAAATCTTCCCCAAGTAGGTAGTTTAGGCTTATTTTTACCCAGCCAAGATGCGATTCTCCCTGCTTCTTTTGGTGAAACTACAGAAACTATCCAAGAAGCAATAACCAGATTAAAACCGAAATTTAAATCCCTGCTGGCAGCACGAATTATTAAGCAGGTATTAGGTAATACCAATTCATCACGGCTAAATGTGACTGTTTCCATGAATATTGCTAATAGCCAAAAAATCATTGCTGAAACTTTTGCTATTCGTGGTGTTAAGAAAGTTCCCGTAGATTCAAACCCAACCGTACCAGTATCACCTGTCAGGTTTTCTGAGTTAGGGATACCTCAATTAACCGTAGGAACACAAATTGCTTTCCAAATAGAAAATAATGAATCTAGTCATCTCTACGTGAGTATTTTAGTGATTGATGCTGAAGGAACAATGACGATTATTTATCCTAATGATTGGTCAGCTTCAGAAACAGCAGCATTGATCAAGCCAAAACAAAAATTAGTAATTCCTCAAGCTGGTCTTGATGGCTTTAAACTTACCATTGGTGAACCCTTGGGCGTTGCCGAAGCACTTGTTATTGCTAGTACCACACCTTTGCAAACTTCCCTAAAAGTATTACAAACAATTGCCAAACGCAGCGGTCTGAATAAAGGTCCGATGAATGTTAATGATGATCTGTTAGAGGTGACAGATAATTTACTCAATGATTTAGATGCAGGTACTCGTAACAGCGCTGACAGGGCAACAACCGAACTCCCAGATAATGTTCGTGGTATTGATACGAGTAAACTGGCAGCAATGGCGATCGCTTTTGAAGTTTTGAGGGGTTGA
- the rsmI gene encoding 16S rRNA (cytidine(1402)-2'-O)-methyltransferase, whose translation MQTEPKPGTLYIVATPIGNLEDMTFRAVRILQAVDMIAAEDTRHTGRLLQHFQVKTPQISYHEHNSHSRVPELLEYLQYGKAIALVSDAGMPGISDPGYELIKACIDNGITVVPIPGASAVITALSAAGLPTDRFIFDGFLPVKSQQRQKYLESLQGESRTLAFYESPHRLRDTLADLGAILGSDRSLVIARELTKLYEEFWRGTIAEGITHYQDKEPQGEYTLLVAGNPPSKPQLTETELKNELLSMIKQGISRSQASREIAKDTGLSRRYLYQLALTIELSS comes from the coding sequence ATGCAAACTGAACCAAAACCAGGAACACTTTATATTGTTGCCACACCCATCGGTAATCTAGAAGATATGACTTTTAGGGCGGTGCGAATTTTACAAGCCGTGGATATGATTGCGGCAGAAGATACACGCCACACAGGCAGATTGTTACAACATTTTCAAGTGAAAACTCCCCAAATTAGTTACCATGAACATAATAGTCATAGTCGTGTTCCTGAACTATTAGAGTATTTACAATATGGAAAAGCGATCGCATTGGTAAGTGATGCGGGAATGCCAGGAATTTCTGACCCAGGATATGAGTTAATTAAGGCTTGTATTGATAATGGGATCACTGTTGTGCCTATTCCCGGTGCAAGTGCTGTAATTACGGCTTTGAGCGCGGCTGGATTACCCACAGATAGGTTTATTTTTGATGGTTTTTTACCGGTTAAAAGTCAACAACGCCAGAAATATTTGGAGTCTTTGCAAGGTGAATCCCGAACTTTGGCTTTCTATGAATCACCTCACAGATTACGAGATACCTTAGCCGATTTGGGAGCAATCTTGGGAAGCGATCGCTCTCTAGTTATAGCACGAGAACTGACGAAATTATATGAGGAATTTTGGAGGGGAACAATTGCCGAGGGGATTACCCATTACCAAGACAAAGAACCCCAAGGAGAATATACTCTTTTAGTAGCTGGAAATCCACCTAGTAAACCTCAACTCACAGAAACCGAATTAAAAAACGAACTATTATCAATGATTAAACAAGGTATTTCTCGTTCTCAAGCTAGTCGTGAGATAGCAAAGGATACGGGTTTATCTCGTCGCTATCTCTATCAACTAGCTTTGACAATTGAACTTAGCAGCTAA